The following DNA comes from Nicotiana sylvestris chromosome 10, ASM39365v2, whole genome shotgun sequence.
tcaaccaaaatacagcaaatatgaccaatttctaaataattttcaacaacaaattcaaactaaatgatgaacaacaaagaaacaactaaaattattttgattgaacaatattttttaacaacaaacaaacctacttttagattcaacaacaacaacaacaaacaagtatattcagatttctaaattcaataatcatttgaacttaaaattaaatctaacaacattacaaccaacaatttctatattaaaactaaacaagatcatgaaacaaactgaagaaataatcaaaaatgataatcaacaaacaagaagatcaaacttatactaatttcggattcaagaacaatcaaacaaagtatggacataaatgaaaagattcaacaacaataacaagcaagttttattcaaattcgaattaaactcgaattaagcttaaacaaaacaaataaacatattcaaatcactaaacttcaaataatcaattgatctttttaaattaaatccaacaaaattataacaaagatacattgaatcaaaaaatttaaaatcaaacataacttcacattaaatcactgaattaaaaacgaacttcaaacaaaatgaacacgaattaaatctatattaaacaacaaataacagattcaagcgatttaaactaacactcttctatattaaaattaaatccttttaaattaataagacaaactgaaaaataattaattgaatcttcaacttaaatctagcaacattataattaagctaatcaatttcttcctaaaaataaacaagaagaataaatgaaacaaactgaagaaaataacaaaacgataagcatgaaattaatatcgaacatatctaattttagatccaaaaatatcaaacaaaaatacggaagaaataaacttagaacaactgaccgtaaatgaccaacgacgaactcgaacgaacttaaacgaaaccaacgaaactttgacataaacggacttgaagatgACGGAGCAACAAGCTGTGACGGCAGCCATGGCGAAAgaaaagaagatgaaggagcagcagCAGTACGAAGTAGTTAGCAGTAGCgcgaagcagtagcagcaggcgACGAAGGAGAAGAAGACGCAGCCATAGCAGTGGTGGCGGAGCTGGAAGGAGCAGAAGCTCGTCGAGGGTCGTTTGGCCGCGACGAAGAAAAAGCAACAGGCAGCAGCAGGTGAGGGCTTGTTTGGACGATGTAGGCAGCAGCATAAGCAGCAGAAGGGACTGTTTTAGGTGGTCGTCCGATATGGTGAGGAGGGGCTACTGTTGAGGccaacgaagaagatgaaggagtagCCATGACTGCCATGGGAGCTGGATCTTGAGCTTGACGGCGAGTAAGATGAAGGCAGAAGCAGCTGGGTCGTTGATGGGGTTCTTCCCTCGATGAAGAATAAGAAGAACGACGCAGAAGGAGGTGGTTGTTTGGAGCTCGTTCGATGGATAGGGGGGTGGTTTGTTGGTTGAAGATGAAAGGAGAGGGCAGCCATGAACGAGCTTCGAGCTCGACATGGAGAAGACGAGCTTCGtggtggtgtgtgtgtgtgtgagtgtggtGAAGGGGAAGGGCTGGCTGGAAAAGGGCATCCATGGGAGGGGAGCCTGGGGTAGgaggagaaagagaggaagaagaagagaaggggGTGGCAGatggttttttgtttttttagggtttttttggttttttgttttgttttgtgtaagataggggggtgttgggtatttgggttatggaccgggtcgacccgatttGAAATGTACCGGGtgatggggaaggttgggtatttttttgggcttgtggcttgaatttgaagaagagcccaattccgattttctttatattctgctctcttttcttcttttatttttctaaaactaaattctaaaaatccttaaattattattaagttataaaagcacaaattaactcccaataacaattaacgcacaattaaacattaatacaaataaaaatcacacaatttggacattaaaatgctagaaatgcaaaagattattttttatgattttctcatttttgtaaaacaaacttaaataaatactaaatgaaaaatgcgacatattttatatttttattaatttaaacaaataaacagcacagacaaaaatacaaataattatacaaaaataccaaaaaaatacaaaagttgcacacaaaggaaaattgttttattttgaattttttgggagtaattatttcatagggcaaaaatcacgtgcttacatgagGTTGTGTTGAGAATGCTgataaaacagtaagtaaataaaACACGGGATTGTTACGtagaaaaatcccaactcaaggggacaaaaaccacgacctacacctgtaggctttcaacttcactaacttgtaaacacctattaccaGCCtctttgtaatgactccattacaaagaattcaactcaactaacttgtgatactcttaccaagagccactttgtgactctctagttacaaagactttaacttatgactaaacttAGTTACAACAACACTTCTGGCTAAGctatttaggagatacaataagaacaatcacaaagttacaactcaactaaggacaacaaaatactaactttaggaactggtccgtagtagtaTTTAACTTTGTTTTTCAAGCTCGTGAGAATTAATTTCATAgttttgcaaaaggcttgaatgaATATcacaagtgttcaagtgatgttttgatataaactccatgttgatacaccttgatgacatcacttgaatgatgtaagcactttagttggtcaaaaGATAAGTGGCCACTAGAAACAGTGCAGTGCAGGCAGTCACGTCACTTCCAGTTGTGTCTAATTGACTTCGTACTGCTATAAaggaaccacaagggtatcagatCCTTGTTTGGTTCTCTATATCCTGAAGCTATAGCAGTTCACATTTAGCTGGAATTCGTTAACTTGCAGTGTagcccaagtgtgtcaggttccctatctggtccttgacaataagtttgttagatcatcaaaacataaggcaaagacattgaaaacctatcaattttcccctttttgattaTGACAAACTTAAAAATTGACAACGTGTATTTAGAGCAAGGAGAACCAGATAAAGTATCAGGAGctcacaagttccccctgactttatgccTTCCTCCTTTTTCAATCATTTTATCTCTACACTTATTTATgtattcccccttttggcatcattaaaaagacacCAGCATTCAaacaacataaagaagtctagtagagctaactcatgccacatatgtgcacacaacatgatagagaaGAGAATCATAAAATTCAAGCAATGAGATAACAAAAGAGGATAGATTTTATATTGATAAATATATATATGCCTTTGCTTAAAAGCAAAGGCAAAGTTGGACTGTTAAAGACGGGAGCAGTACTGTTTCATCTCAACAacatcaaaaaaagaaaacaaaacatttgccaaaaaaaacataaaagaacattccagaaactggtcactgaaggggtacttagggggcactaAGAGTAAAGGGCTTGGAGGCTGCAGCAAGTGTTTGGAGAACTCGGTTTATTCGGACATTGGCTaacttttgctcattgagcagttctactttcaggttctctacttgcgccctgagatcaacattctcttttgtcaaacgagctacttcatcatttgacaccggaaccccttgggcttgctgaccttccaggatagcattcctagCCTTCAACCGGCGAATCTCCTCAGTTGCACTATTTTGAGCATTAATGAGCTGTGAGATAgttgatgtacttcctacccccccccccattttttcTATGATTTCGCATTCTTCCAACGTTGTTTGTGAGAAAGTCTGCTTCTTAGTTCCTACCTTGCCTTGACCCAGCGGCACCTTGAAGAACTTAAACACCCGTGTAAGCATAAACCCGTAAggaaggccatgattaccatCCTTGAAAGTTGCTAATTTTTGCATGTGTTCAATCATAATAACAGGTAGGCTTACAGGAGTAAAGCTATCCAGTTGCTCCATCAAAAACAGGTCAGACTTAGAAGTCATGGACCTTCTCTTAGCAcgaggcaatagaactttgttTACCAATTCGAAAAGCAGTTGATAAACAGGGAGTAATGCCTTCTTGTGGATCTGGTCCCCCTTTTGGTTCGCATTGTCCTTTACCAtggaatttcgaaaattatacTAACACACATCCTTCACACTGGACACACCAACTATAGGGACTTTAAGAATTTCCCAAAGCAACTTTACATCGAACACGATATCTACTACATTAACCAAAGCACAAATGTGGTCGGTCTCAACAGGAAAGATGCTAGCAAAGAATCTTTGAACCTCATCCTCATACACCTTAGGTGCATCTAATTAGAAAAGATTCCCCCATCGTTGAAACTCAACCATTTCAAGAACTTGTCGCATACCAGCCATCTCAGAGATTGTTGGGTCAAACGTACGACCCAACAGAACCTTTTGGTGCCTTAGGGGTTCGAAACGGAACTGCCTTCACTCCTCAGTCTCTTCATAGAACCAGGTTCCTGAACAATTTCAGACTTGCATTTGTCGGACTTCCCACCACTTGATTTCTCTTTTCCCTTAGACTTGATTAACATATCCTCATCAGACATCGAGGACTCACTCACAACATCCTTCAACTTGGAACTGGGGGTTGAAACTTTCTCTACCGAAGcaggctgcttcttcttcttggaCCATCTCACAAATGAACCAGGTTCCTCTGGtgtttcttcttctacttctaCCACAGGGACTGCTTTATCACATATGGGCACATTATCTCTCACCAACCTCCTTCTTTACTTCTTACTACTTTTTCTGCTCTTTTGAAGGGTAGAGTCATAGGCAACATTAGCTTGCAACCTGGTAGTAGGTCGCTTGGTGGAAGACTCAGGAGTGGATACCAACCTTCGCTTAATTATGAACGCATCAAGAGCCAGGTTGTCTAAATCCTCCTCATCGTTGGACCTCATCTTAGGAGCTTGAATGTCTAGAGGCGCAACAGCAAATGCAGGAGCAAAACTATCCTAGGAATGAGAACCCTGACCTGGGTCCTCTggagagggatcaggttcctcatgtgaGGACCTAGTAGTTTCTCCTAGTGCAGCATCCTCAATAATCATTATGGCTCCTTCTTCCCCCATACCCTGCACCTCGTTTCTCTGAGAAATTATCTCATGAAGGACATCGTCAACAGATACCACAAAGATAGTCACAATATTTTCTTCCTCAATCAGCACCACTATCACCATGGAATCTACAGTAACAATGGCGGAACCCTCTACGGCCTCATGGCTTTGACCTTATTTTCCACTTGTTCTTTGATTAGTGGGAACCTTAGAAGATAGAGAGGACAGATCAATAATTTTAGGGGTTTCTGAAATAGAGAGAGACAGGGAATCTGGGTGAGGTGTGATTTCAATGGGGAGAGTAGGAGTGGTTATAAAAGACTCAGAGGGAACGAAGGACTCCATAATTTTTTCAGTACTAGGGATGACTGAGGCAGGGATGTCGGAGTTTGTATCAGCCATTGAAAAGATGGAGTGAAGGTACTCTAGGAAGTTCTAATGGAAGACTTATGGTTTGTGGAGAaaagataagggttttattaaggatggataattatgaagagagagatAGGGACCGGTTCTGAAACAATGGTTGTGCATGGAGAAGTGCAACGTTTCAACGGTTTGGCAGTTGTGTTTTGTACCtttttaagatgtgtattaaagaatgcacagaactactcacctttggtacaagaaccaggtttTTGACCTGTTATTTGAAAGTATCAATCCTCTTTTATCGTCCATGTACTACATTTACAGCTTCTATACTCATCATGTGTGTTTACCTGCAActgtattgaagtgagttagacttggACAGAAAACACTTTTAGCTAGTTTTACCTGAAAgtgatttttatagccaaatgATGAGGAATCATGTTCTCAATTGGGCTTTAGCATCCCAAGCttcactctgtttctttcaaaatgttccctactTAATGCTTttgtgaagatatctgcaatttggTCTTATGTGCTATAGAACTTCATACcgatcaaccctttctccacattgtccctTAGAAAGTGATGCCTTACATCAATAGGCTTGGTCtttttgtgttgaactggattcttggccacgttgagtgcactggtgttgtcacatagaaggGGCACCCTCTCAGTAAGTACCCCAAAATCTTCCAGTTGCTGCTTAATCCATAGAAGTTGAGCACAGTAGGATGCTGCAACTATATATTttgcttcagctgttgaaagagccattgaattttgcttccttgttCCCCAGGAAATGAGACATGATCCTagaaagtgagccattccagaagtaCTTTTCCTATctacaagataacctgcatagtctgCGTCAGCATATCCAATGAGATTAAAACTATCACCTGAGGGATAATAAAGAACCAAGTCATGCGTTCCTTTAAAGTATCTCAgaattcttttggcagcctttaaatgagattccttgggatttgattgaaaccttgcacatagcccCACACTGAAGACAATATTAGGTCTGTTGGCAGTaagatagagaagagacccaatgatgcctctatacatggtttgattcacaAGAGATctagtttcatccatgtccagtcgagtggtTGTCACAATGGGAGtatctatcacctttgatgcttccatgtcaaaccttgAGCTCCCTAATGTATTTTTCCTACCAAATGAATGTACCCTTTGAGGACTGATTTACTTaaagacccaagaagaagtttagttcccccatcatgctcatttcaaactcatttcccatgagttttgcaaattatTCACACAGAGACTCAGttgttgccccaaaaatgatatcatcaacatagacctgaataatgagcaggttccttccctgTTTCTTTATGAAcaaggtgttgtcaattttccctcttttaaaactattttccaagaggaactttgacagtctttcataccaagctcgaggagcctgcttcaacccacacaatgctttgtccagtttaaacacataatcagggtgttcatgacattcaaaccctagaggttgcttcacatagacttcttccttaagaatCCATTCAgaaaggcacttttgacatccatttggaataaggtgaattccatatgagatgcaaaagcgattagaattctaatagcttccataCGAGTGACCGGAGCAAACTTTACATCACaatcaatcccttcctcctgattatAGCCTTGAACCACTAGTCTGGCCTTGTACCTTGTGGtatttccatgttcatcaagcttgttcctgaatacccacctggttcctgtAATGGTTTGatctgagggtctaggtaccaggtgccagacattgttcctttcaaactgatgtaactcatcttgcatggatgtaatccaatctgcatctttcaaggcttccttgatattcttggttctatttgggagagaaaggctgagaaggcaagtgaatttctggcttttgacctggtttgtactccggaatccagaggggtaattatgttgtcaagaggatgagaGCTTTTGTGTCTCTAGTTAGACGTTTGAGGTTCATTTGTAGAGAATATAAGTACATTTGACTGGTTTTTCTGTGTTCTTATCTCAGGTGCTAGTGGAGTACCCTGAACTACgccaaccactctttcttcagcttcagtggttgtaattgaagtaCCTAGTTCCATTAAAGATGAGGCAATATTGTTTTCACTCAGATCTtttacttgactcatcatatctgtctttccatttgtcatgtcaatgacttcaccagggactagtagggttctccatcttgatcttcttcagcactcttctcacaggatggataagactcatcaaaattaacatgaacactttcctcaacacattaaGTCCGCTTATTGTATATCTTTCACACTTTGCTTTGTGAAGAGTAGCCCAGAAATAATCCTTTATCACTTTTGgtatcaaatttaccaaactgatcctttccattattgagaacatagcatttgcacccaaatgttcttaggtgagtcagcttgggtttccttccattcagcaactcatatggggttttgttcaggagtgatctgatcatgcacctgttcaccaagtagcaggcagtgttgaccgcttcagcccagaagttctttgcaattccactaTCGATTAGCATTGTTCTTTCCATCTCTTCAagagttctgttcttcctttccactactcaattttgctggggagttctgggagatgagaagttgtgagtgatgccattttcattgcagaactcatcaaatttggcattgtcaaattttgttctatgatctgatctaatgcatgcgactctagactccatcttcacctggagtttcttcacaaaggccacaaCCACCTCAAAGGCTTCATCTTTAGTTCtaagaaacagagtccatgtgaatctagagtagtcatccactaccacaaaaatgtatctttttcctcccctGCTTGGCACTCTTATAGGACCACATAGGTCCATATGCAGAAGGACGAGTGGCATCGAGGTGCTCACATCccttttagacttaaaagaggacttcacatgttttctTCTAGCACAGGTATCACAAACTTTGTGTACCttgaactttgacatgggcagaccatggaccaggtctttctgaattagtttgttcagaagagagAAGCTTGCATGCCCTAATCTTCTGGGCCAGagttcaacatcatcatcaacagctttcaaacaactcagatcaccacttggtaaggactcgaaatcagcaacatagatgttcttgtatctcttggccacaagtaccacttcaccaATTACCAGATCAGTAACTGTACATATCTTGGAtaagaattccaccttgtttcctttatcacagatcAGAGAGACACTCCAAAGACTGTACTTAAGActattgacatagtacacattttcaatagaatgagtgagtgacttcccaacttttccaactccaagaatgtgcCCTTTTTTCTatttccaaaggatacactccctcttgcagggcttttagtgaaagaaagtccatggtgtttccagtcatgtgctttgaacacccactatccatgaaccattgttgactgcttcctttcgctgttccctgcacaagaagatcaagagttagttttaggaacccaagcaagtttgggtcccttgtagtaagcaagaggatgaataagagctctcttatTCCATGCAGGTAATATGCGTTTTTTTAGTGGAACCTGGTCCCTTTTTAGTAGTTACATTTTCAGCAACCATTTTGTTTTCCTGAGTCTGGTTTGATAATTTTCCATAAAATGTCCATTGTTCCCATAGTGGGTACTCAGCCAATTTTCGGGTACAGTCACACATTTGCTAAGTGGGTTGTAAGGGGTTTTCTTCCTTTGGAACCCTATTCCCTACTTGTTTCTACCATTATTAGTGTTCAAGGCAGTGATAGCTTCGGAGGACCATGTCCACtttagggacttttcaagatcattttttactctttccagtTTAGTTTGGAGGTGCTTACTTTTATCAGTTTCAACACACATTCTAGTTCTCACAGCtttcaactcattttcaagcctaatgtgttcctcactggctatctcttttccttttccagtaTTTTCAGGTTTAGACTTAGTTCTTAGTCCCTTCATTGTTTCCTTTAGGTCTGCAATTTCTACCAAGAGATCAtctctttcttcctcaatttcagCCACTCTTCTTGCTAGGGCCTCCTTTTCTTTACTAAAGTTCTCAATAGTTTCCTTATGGTCAAGAACTACTACCACTAAGTCATTTCTTTCATGCTCTAAGTTGGCAATCCATTTGGTCAAGACATTTTATTCTCTCTTCAACTCACAAATGGTTTCCTTCAGATCCACTACACACGCTACCAGATCATCTCTGATTTTATCAGCTTCCCTTAGTTCTAAGATCAAATCATCCTTATCCTCTACAAGGTTATGATAGACATCAATCAATACATTACCTAAAGACATAAGTTTCTTAGAAgtgtaggatttcagatttctctgaacatccctgaaagtTACCTCTTTgttgtcattgtcttcatcatcatcttattgggccatcaaagaaaaagttgagtcatatttaTTTTCTCGCTTTCAACTGCTATCATGGAATTATCGTCAGCATCAgtttcatcttcagactcactagaggaatccccccatgctgcaagagcccgtttcaccacattgtcagcagatctctttcttttgaagtccttgagaggaaccaggttcctctaaGCTTCTTTCTTAGGGTTATACTTGGAGAATTCTTACTTCAAAAGAGGACAGTCTTTGATGAAGTGTCCAGGCTATCTACACTTATGACAGAGATCATAGTTTTCTGGTTTGCTAGAGGTGCCCCTTTTTAGCATTTCTCCATTTCCTCTCTGACcatcttttggttaagtaagtcatgtcactgtcttcctcacttgagtcattgctatcaACTTTGAGTaccaagttcttttctttctttggttctcttctttcactgtccatcttcctcttcatctcgtaggtcttcatatttccaaccagctcttctatagtcagctcctgcaagtcctttgattcagcaataacattcaccttgctttcccaagtgtgaacacctaatttttgcactattctGACACCTCCTAAAAGTTAttagtgttttgttattttaattgttttttcaatttttgtgtctttaattgcatatttcctaTCATAAAATACTATAAAAATAGTTCTTTTTTCATATatgcattttaagaattaactagttgttcagttggtgaattaatctagttaattgatcattagaataagttatttaattaatttttttgtgtaaaattagtttaataagtaggattaaaGGGAAATGAGCTAAAATGAAATGGTTAGGTGGCTAAGATTGCAAATTCAATGCCAATTAAATGGCCGCCAAGTTAGTGTTCAAACGACATAGTTTTATaatcaaactacgtcgttttggttaaTTTACAAAGGGTCAATCCTAGCCATCACATCTTCTTCAATCCAATGGCCTTAATTTAATCTTTCATTTCATATATAaactttaaaaatcagaaattttgCTTCAATTAACCCCAAAA
Coding sequences within:
- the LOC138879872 gene encoding secreted RxLR effector protein 161-like, which gives rise to MEASKVIDTPIVTTTRLDMDETRSLVNQTMYRGIIGSLLYLTANRPNIVFSVGLCARFQSNPKESHLKAAKRILRYFKGTHDLVLYYPSGDSFNLIGYADADYAGYLVDRKSTSGMAHFLGSCLISWGTRKQNSMALSTAEAKYIVAASYCAQLLWIKQQLEDFGVLTERVPLLCDNTSALNVAKNPVQHKKTKPIDVRHHFLRDNVEKGLIGMKFYST
- the LOC138879873 gene encoding uncharacterized mitochondrial protein AtMg00820-like, yielding MQDELHQFERNNVWHLVPRPSDQTITGTRWVFRNKLDEHGNTTRYKARLVVQGYNQEEGIDCDVKFAPVTRMEAIRILIAFASHMEFTLFQMDVKSAFLNGFLRKKSM